The nucleotide window CTGCTCCATTCTACACGTTGGGAGCAACGCACACAAAAAATGTACGACAAAACGGTAATAACGCCTCGTCTCACTGCGTGGTATGGTGATACAAAGTCTTACGATTCGGCTGATAATAATACAACTGTAAGGAATGAATGGACTCCTGAATTATATGCTCTAAAAGAAAGAATTGAAAAAGAATTCGGTTATCAGTTCAATGGTGTTTTGCTCAACCTATATCGCGATAATAATGATTCAGTAGCCTGGCACAGGGATAAGGAGAACCGTTATGGGAAACGCCCTGTCATTGCATCCATTAGTCTCGGACAAACCAGAAACTTTGATTTCAGAAAAAAGGATCATCATCAAAGCAAGTACAGCTTGCCGCTTCCAAACGGTTCACTGCTCATTATGAAAGGAGATTTGCAGGAGCATTGGGAGCATAGAATTGCTAAGTCAACTATTCCTATGAAAGAGAGAATCAATTTGACATTTAGGTTAATTAAGGTTTTATAACAGTCAATTGCATACTTTAGTACAATTTTTTTGGAAAAACTAAATCTTGGTTCAGAAATAAGTTATCCTAACTACCAGTAATTAAACAAATTCGAGATATTGATATTAAAAAACAGGAAGACTGAATCTTCCTGTTTTTCTATTGTTAATTAAAACTAATTTTTAATTATCGTTTGATTTACTAAGGTTTCGTTGTCTTTTGAAATATTTACTACATACATTCCTGTCGGAAAACCTTGTAGATCGAAAGAGTTTCCCGCTTTGGAAATTACAACGGCTCCCATACTGTTGGCAACAGTTATTTGATATTGTTCTTCTTGTTTCGAAATTACAGTTTTTCCCGAAACACAAGGTGGTTCAATATATTTCAATACAACATAGCTATCAGAAGTCTCTCCATTTTTTGCAATAGAAAATGTTTCACAAGGTGCAGCCGGCGGTGGTGTTATAGTTACTGTTTGAGTAGATGTTCCACAACCATTTGTTGCTTCTACTTTTACCTCCATAGACCAATTATTATTACTTCCTCGTGCAAATCCTTCAAGTTGATTATTATAGGTATGGAGAAATACACCATATTGGGGACTTGATGACAATTTTGTCCAGGTTACCTGAGTAATGCCCTGCTCGCTACCGACAGGTGTTGCATTACTATTACTTAAATAGAAATGAGATTCGTTGTAGTAAGTGGGATCGTTAATCTGGGACACGCTAAACATAGGTTTTCCTATCCAAACCTCCTTAGTAACCGTATTGCTTGCTCCACCCCCAGCAAGATATGCTTGTAACTTCAGTAAACCATTCGCATTTGCTTTAGGAGTAAGTGAGATTTGAGGCTGGTTACTAGGACCAATTATATCAACGAGGTTAGCGCCATTTATTACCGACCATTGGATTGTTGGTGCAAAACCTGTTGTATAAGTTGTGTTATTATTTCCACACAATAGTGCGTCTCCGCCTATTTTTACTTTGCTACCACACAAAAAAGCGGTAGTTAACTTTTGATCTTTGGTGGCTTCTGAGAATTGATTGAGAATAAACTGTCTATTCCTTGGGCTAAAATAGGTATGGCTTGTATTTTCTCCATAGTAACTTCCTATCTCCTCCGCTACAAAGTTTGCAAAAGGGATATTACTGGCATCGTCAACTGGTGAAAAAGTTTTCTGATATTCATTTTCTGTAAGCGTTGTATTTCCAAAATTGTAATCCAAAGCGCTGGGTGTTGGAACAAAAGAAAAATCAGTTGCAGTAATATGATTGCCGAGAAATTCAGGTAATGAAGATGTTGGAAATCTGTATTTCCCACCACCATATTTATCAATAGGCAGCACATTAGAGGGCTGATTTCTGCTTCCAGAAAGTAGGGTATGTTGAGCTGGGATTACCCATAAAATATCTTTTTTATATACTATCTTTCCATAATATAATTGCTTTGACTCATTAATGCTAGACATTGGTCGAGCAACAAAATCATAGTAATAGCGGGATTTTCCCGGAACAACAGAAAGTATTACCTGAGCAGGATCTAATGTTACGCCACCAATCAATGCCCCGATAAAATCTACAAACCAGCCTTTACTATTGTGATGCATTGTAACCAAATCCTGGAGGTTTTGATCGGTACCACATTCGCTTCCATTTGAAATAGCTACATTCCTAGTTTGCTGAGGATAACCTTTTGACTTTAAAGTTGCTTGCCAGGTGTTGTGGACAGAATTATCAATGCTATAGTTACTATTAATATAATTGATTAACATTTGCCTGGAAGCAGGAGTATCGGCAATCGTAAGAATGTCGCTTACAGGAGCACCACCAGTGAATATAGGCGAAAAAACATAATTAAGACCAGCAACAATGGGCGAACGAAGAAAAGTTTTTGAAATATGTCTAAGCATATATTGCAACCCTAAAGGTGTATTTGCGCCCAAATGGGGAGAATCGTGAGAAATGAATAATTTTGTATCGTGGTTTTCCCCGTTATCCTCCATATCCTTTAGCGCATATCGAGCAATAAGACCTCCCATACTTTGCCCTAAAACTACATTCTTCTCGCTTCCTATTTTATTCTGATTTACCCATCTGATTGCTTTTTTTAATAGTTCAGCATTATTTTGTATATAGTCAGTACCAATACCCCAATCTACATAGATGATATCGTAATTCCCTTCTAAATAGGATTTTAATGCAGTATTTTGCATACCTCCTCTATTTAAAAAATCATCAATATTATTATCTCCGCCTTCTTGTCTAGGTGCTGTTATATGACCTGTATCAAAGCCTTCTGCTACAATAAAAGGCTTTGTGATTTGAGTTTGCCCATTACGAAGTTTAATATATAGTGTAAGTTTTGGTTTATTTACAACCGTCGGGGGGAAAGGAATAAAATACTGATAATTTTCCAGTTGTACTTTCCAGTAATTGTTGGTGGACAAGTTAGCTGCAGCAGAAAAAGCTTGCCCATTGTCATTTATATCGACATATTTTTCCAAATCTCCAGTAACTGAAAATTTGTTTTTTGAGTATAGTATTTGTCCATTCGTTAATGTAAGTTTATATGTCCAGGTATATTCACCGGCAGAGGGATAACTAACAGGTATCATCTGACCCAATGTCACTGTCTGAAAGTTGGTGGCATCGGAAAATTTCACTTCGAGAATTGAGATTTCACTAGTGTAATTACTTAGAAACAGAGTAGGTGGAAAAACAACATTGAAATGTAGTTTGTTGTGACTGTTCGCAATTGGTGCCATTGCAAAAACTTTGTTGATCTCATAAGGATCTTGCCAGACATTATTTACGTAAACATCTAAAATTTTATTTTGAGGTGTTAACGTTAGAGATCCTGTAGAAATATTATTCAATCTATCAGTAGGCAGATTCGGAGCCATATTCTGAAAAGCTAGTTGATTGCTTTCTGAAAATTGGTTATATTTGAAATAGGTTCCACCTATCGGCAGTAGATCAATTGTCTGGTCCTGAAACCACTCACTTTGAAAATCAGCGGGAGATTTAAGAGCACTGCCATTCGACGATATTTTACTCATTACTAATGACCCGTAAATGTCATTTATGATTTTAGATGTGGTAAATGAACTATCCGTAGGAGTTCCATTATATTTCTTAAGATCCGCAAACTCTATTCCTGCATCCAGTAGTAGACCTGTTTGTATTTTTGTCTTGTCCAAATCTGAAAAGGGCAATAAAAGTGTAGATTCCAGGACCGGATTGACGGGATCACTCGGCTGCGCTACAAGTTGTGGACTAACTTGGACTTGTCCAAGTAGAAGCTTTGACAGCAATAGGAATGCTGCCAAAATACTTAATTTTGTTTTCATAGGTTAGTGTTTATTTAGTTTTTAATCGAACTTTTTATCAAAGCGTCCTTCTGTTATAGTAACAATATTCCCATTGCTATCTTCGGCTTTGAATTCAAATGTTCCAGAAACAATTTGGTTTTGAAGATCGAGTCTCGTTATTTTTATTCTACCGGTGTTGTTTGAGTTTGATGAGTAACTAACCTTATCATTACTTGTATAGCTTGCATAGTTGTAACCATCGTCAGGTGTTTGATTAACAACTTCATATGTTTGGTTAATCTCTAAGTTGGGGATTGATACAATTAGGTCAATAGATTCAGTGTATCTCTCAGGATCTTTTCTTAAATCTAATTTTATTAAATAATAGTTATTATTCAACTTTTCACAATAGGTGCCGGGTTGGTTAATCTTTTTTGTGGTAGCTACCCAAACTTTGCCATTTATTAATGCCCCTGCAGTGTTTTTACCGGATTGCGTTGCTTCTGGCAATACATTTTGATCCTGCTCATCATCTTTGCAAGAAGAAAAAAGTCCTATTGATAATAGAGCTACAAAAAGTAGATTTTTCATAAGAATGTAATTTCGTGGTTATTAAGAGTTTGTAAATTAACCATTTTTTTTCTTTACTTACAAATTTCTTTGATACAGTCATAGCAATGGGATTCAACCAATTCTTATATTGGAGAGTTTCGCATTTTCTAAAGTCAAATACAGTACAAATTCTTATACTTCGTAATTGACACCAACTCCAACTTAAATTGCATTGACAGATATAAAAAGTTTATATGATTTATGAAACTCACCTTAATATTAATGGTAATCAATAACTATACACCATTTCCAACCTTTGGTAAGATGGATGTAAATTTTCTATTTAGCTGTGTAAAAAAGCTACACAGAATTTCCAACATTACGTCAATTGAATGCAAGCTTTCGACCAAGATGAGTAAAATAACTACACGCAATTTCTGAACGTGGGTAAAATAGATACAAGCTTTTGTACTTAGCAACATACGAAACTGCACACATTTTCCAACTATATGTAAAATGAATACAAACTTTCGATTTAGATGGGTAAAATAACTACACGCAATTTCTGAACGTGAGTAAAATGAATACAAACTTTCTATTTGGATGCGTAAAATAGCTACACGCAATTTCAAAACGTGGGTAAAGTAGATACAAACTGAAAATCTATTATCTAAGTATTTTTTTCCTTTCAAAAGCAATACACGATAAAGATCACGCATCATCAACAGAATCAAACTTTTACAATTAT belongs to Chryseobacterium gleum and includes:
- a CDS encoding alpha-ketoglutarate-dependent dioxygenase AlkB family protein; protein product: MTQLSLFDSEDLYEFPKDLLEFREFFLSKEEADLLKDKLLHSTRWEQRTQKMYDKTVITPRLTAWYGDTKSYDSADNNTTVRNEWTPELYALKERIEKEFGYQFNGVLLNLYRDNNDSVAWHRDKENRYGKRPVIASISLGQTRNFDFRKKDHHQSKYSLPLPNGSLLIMKGDLQEHWEHRIAKSTIPMKERINLTFRLIKVL
- a CDS encoding T9SS type A sorting domain-containing protein — its product is MKTKLSILAAFLLLSKLLLGQVQVSPQLVAQPSDPVNPVLESTLLLPFSDLDKTKIQTGLLLDAGIEFADLKKYNGTPTDSSFTTSKIINDIYGSLVMSKISSNGSALKSPADFQSEWFQDQTIDLLPIGGTYFKYNQFSESNQLAFQNMAPNLPTDRLNNISTGSLTLTPQNKILDVYVNNVWQDPYEINKVFAMAPIANSHNKLHFNVVFPPTLFLSNYTSEISILEVKFSDATNFQTVTLGQMIPVSYPSAGEYTWTYKLTLTNGQILYSKNKFSVTGDLEKYVDINDNGQAFSAAANLSTNNYWKVQLENYQYFIPFPPTVVNKPKLTLYIKLRNGQTQITKPFIVAEGFDTGHITAPRQEGGDNNIDDFLNRGGMQNTALKSYLEGNYDIIYVDWGIGTDYIQNNAELLKKAIRWVNQNKIGSEKNVVLGQSMGGLIARYALKDMEDNGENHDTKLFISHDSPHLGANTPLGLQYMLRHISKTFLRSPIVAGLNYVFSPIFTGGAPVSDILTIADTPASRQMLINYINSNYSIDNSVHNTWQATLKSKGYPQQTRNVAISNGSECGTDQNLQDLVTMHHNSKGWFVDFIGALIGGVTLDPAQVILSVVPGKSRYYYDFVARPMSSINESKQLYYGKIVYKKDILWVIPAQHTLLSGSRNQPSNVLPIDKYGGGKYRFPTSSLPEFLGNHITATDFSFVPTPSALDYNFGNTTLTENEYQKTFSPVDDASNIPFANFVAEEIGSYYGENTSHTYFSPRNRQFILNQFSEATKDQKLTTAFLCGSKVKIGGDALLCGNNNTTYTTGFAPTIQWSVINGANLVDIIGPSNQPQISLTPKANANGLLKLQAYLAGGGASNTVTKEVWIGKPMFSVSQINDPTYYNESHFYLSNSNATPVGSEQGITQVTWTKLSSSPQYGVFLHTYNNQLEGFARGSNNNWSMEVKVEATNGCGTSTQTVTITPPPAAPCETFSIAKNGETSDSYVVLKYIEPPCVSGKTVISKQEEQYQITVANSMGAVVISKAGNSFDLQGFPTGMYVVNISKDNETLVNQTIIKN
- a CDS encoding DUF6252 family protein, whose amino-acid sequence is MKNLLFVALLSIGLFSSCKDDEQDQNVLPEATQSGKNTAGALINGKVWVATTKKINQPGTYCEKLNNNYYLIKLDLRKDPERYTESIDLIVSIPNLEINQTYEVVNQTPDDGYNYASYTSNDKVSYSSNSNNTGRIKITRLDLQNQIVSGTFEFKAEDSNGNIVTITEGRFDKKFD